Genomic window (Terriglobus sp. TAA 43):
GGCACACCCGGCGACTGGTAACGCGGACGCGGCATGTTCTGCGGCGCGCTCTGGCCTACGGCCACGGCAGCGGTGGAGAGAAGAACTCCGGCAAAAATACCGGCGCGGAACAGCCTGTTCAATTCGGTCATGCGTACCTGCGGAGAGACTTGAAAACGGGCACACTGACCCGCACGGTGTTAGACGAGCGAAGGTAAACCATCGTCATCGGCCAAACCATCTTCCCATTCTACAAGTCTCTGGGCAGATAAAGGGGAAGCCAGAGCGTTTCGCGGGATAGAAATCGCCGGAGGCTCTGGCCCGCGCCGGGTGACATACCGGTGCTATACTCCGTCATACTCTGGAGCGCTCTTTGCGGTCTGGAGGAGTGGTCGAAGCAGCAAGCTGAGGTACCGATACCGCATGTCCACACGCACCCGCCGCGCCGTAGTTTCTCTCTCGCTGTTCTTCGCCACGTGCGCGGTCGGCGGCTCGCTGGTGAACAACAGCGTAAATGCCCAGTCCACCACGGACGAGAGTGCTGTTCGTGACAGCCTGCACCAGTTCACTGACGTGTATTCCCTGGTGGAGCAGAATTACGCGGACAAACTGGATCAGGACCACGTCGACAAGATCATCTACGACGGCGCGATTCCCAGCATGCTGCACGTGCTTGACCCGCACTCCAACTTCTACGATCCAAAGGCTTACGCGCAAATGCGCGAAGATCAGCATGGCCGCTACTATGGCGTGGGCATGCATATCCAGCCGCAGCTTAATAAGGACGGCGTGCAGCGTGTGGTCGTAATTGATACTTTTGACGGATCGCCTGCTTTCAAATCCGGCATCCGCCCCGGCGACGCGATTCTGACCATCGACGGCAAAAATGCCGACGGCATGGATTCCCTCGCGGTCAGCAATCTGCTCAAGGGTGCCAAGGGCACGCACGTCACCGTCCAGATGCTGCGCGAAGGGCAGGACAAGCCTATCAGCTTTGATCTGGTGCGCGATGAAATTCCCCGCCCGTCAGTCGATCTCGCGGATTTCATCCGTCCAGGCATTGGCTATATTCATGTCACGCAATTCATGGAAACCACTTCGCATGAGGTTGGCGACGCTCTGGCCAAGTTCGGCCCCGATCTCCAGGGTCTGATCATCGACCTGCGCGGCAACCCCGGTGGCCTGCTGAATGAAGCCGTCGCCATGAGCGACAAGTTCCTGAATAAGGGTGATATCGTCGTCAGCCAGAAGGGACGCAGCTTCCAGGATGTCGTCTATCGCGCCAACCATGGCGAGCAGGGCAAGCGTTACCCCATCATCGTCCTGGTGAACCGCAACACGGCGTCCGCTGCTGAAATCGTATCGGGAGCTCTGCAAGATCATGACCGCGCTCTGATCGTTGGCGAAACCACCTTCGGCAAGGGCCTGGTGCAAACCGTGTTCCAGATTGCAGAAAACACCGGGCTCGCACTGACGACCTATCACTACTACACGCCCAGCGGCCGCCTGATCCAGCGTGATTACAACGGTGTTTCGCTGTACGACTATTACTACGTTCGCAACGACGCCAAGCCAGCCGACAAGTCGAATCTTGAAGTGAAGCAGACGGACAGCGGTCGTACGGTTTACGGCGGTGGCGGCATCACGCCCGACGAGAAGATTGAGTCGCCTCGTGCGAACTCCTTCCAGGGAACGATGCTGTCGCATGGCGTCTTCTTTGAATACATGAAGCGCTATCTGGGCCATCACACTGTATCGAAGGACTTCGCCGTAGACGACGCGGTTCTGGCCGACTTCAAGACCTACCTGAAGTCAGAGAAGATCGACTATACCGACGCCGACTTCAACACGAATCAGACATGGCTGAAGACCAACATCCGCAGCCAGCTCTTCATCTCGCAGTTTGGCGCAAACGCTGGTTTCAAAGTCGCTCGCGATGAGGATCCAGCTCTCGCGAAGGCACTTACTTTCATGCCGGAAGCATTGGCACTGGAAGAGCGCAGCGATAAGTCGCGCGAGACGAAGACGGCCAGCATCAAGTAATTCCTCATCAACATCATCAATGAAAAAGGTCGCCAGCATTGGCGGCCTTTTTCATTGCGTCTTACTTATGAATCGTCACGCTACGGATAATAACCGGCGTCAGAGGTCGGTTGTGTTCATCACGCGGCACACGAGCGATTGCCTCAATGCGTTTCACCGAGGTATCGTCACACTGTCCAATGATGGTGAACCCACCATCCAGGCGATGCATGGGATGCTCTGAGAAAAACAGTTCACTGTTATTGGTGTCTTTGCCGTTGTTTCCAAAGGCGAGACGCCCTGGCCGATCGTACGTAAGCCCCGGCGTGTCTTCATTCTTAAAGCGAAAGCCGATGTCGGTCGCGCCGCTGGGATCGTTCGTGATGTCTCCGGTCTGAATAACGAAATCCGGTAGGACCCGATCGAAGATCATGCCGTCGTAAAAGCGCACACCATGCTCCAGGGAATGCGTTTTCGGATTCGTCCAATCCTTTGTTCCATCTGCCAAACTCACAAAGATCTGCGCAGCAATAGGCGATTCCTTTTCAAACAAACGACAGGTCAGATTTCCCATGGAAGTATGGAAGACCGCCACGCGCCCCGTGGGTTCTGGCCCCTGTAACTTTGCCTGCACAACAGGCGGCAGTGGAACTGGGGTCAACGGTGGCGGCGCAGAGGCGGCATCCTCCACAATCGACACCCGAAGCAGCTTCACCGCTGCGGAAGGATCGTTATCTGCCGACGTAAGCAGGTGTGAAATCTCCTGAACCACCTTTACCGACGCCGCATCGCACAACCCGAAGATGGAACGATTTGGCGAATCCGATTCTGCATTCGCATGATCCAGAATCGTGAAGCGGGGAGCCATCTTTCCCTTCTCTCCAATCATCGCCAGCAGCCCCGGTGCATCGAAGTTGCGATCTCCCGGCTCCTCCAAAGGCGTATCCGCAAGCGCCTTCACTACGACGCCGGAACGCAATCCTCCAGAGATGGCGCCGGAACTTCCACGAAACACCGTGCCGTCATAGAAGGGTTTAGCAGTGCCACCATCCCATGCGATAGTCCCATTCGCCAATCCAACAAACATCGCGGTGGTTGCGGGTTTTCGATCCGCGAACAGATGACAAGTCACGCGTCCCATCGAGGTATCCATCACGGCCATCTGCGCTGAAATGCAGGGAGACACAGCTATTGACACGACAGCAATCAGAGAAAGCGGAATACGCATGAAGAAGGTATACCGCACCTCGTCCATCACCATGCCACGTCTTTTTCTTACACGTCTCAGACTTCCCTCAGTTGCGTGTAGTCCTACACGGTGTTCCCGTGTGGAGACCGCTATCGCATCAACGGGCCAGCCGCCGTACTGTGAGATCAAGCCGGCCACTGCATCTCACCGCGGGCCACCAGACATCGGATGAAGATTGCAGCGAGATTACCGCAACGAATTCGGAATGCTGCGACCCTTCATAGAGATGGCGTGCGGAAAGGCGCGCGACTTATCCTTGCCTACGCATTGGCAATAGGACTGTCTCTTCTCTCCGCGCACTATATCCATCGTTCTCTAGCCTCGCCTGCTGCGCTCAGCCTATGCAGCGGGTTGGCTTTGTGGGCCTGTGTAAGCGAAAGCGCCGCTTCCAGAAGAACATCTATCCGCCACGCGGCGCTGCTTGAAACCACCGGCACCGCTACAGCAACCTTGCTGTTTTCGACCGCCAGGTATCTCCAGTACGGCCGACATTCCTTTACCGAAATATTGCTTGTATTCGGCGCATTCTTCGTTTCTGGACTTCGCGTGTATGGCGATCTCGCTACCGGCATCGGTTCGCAGATCTACATCGGTTTTCTGCTTGCACTAACAACTCATGCAAGTATTTCCTGGACAACCGACGGCCCACTGATTTTCTTAATCGCACTCACCGCCGCCACACTTCCGCAGCTACTACTGCATGGAGAGATGGAGGCTACGCCACGACTTACGCCACAAGGGCCGGACAACGAGACGAAGCCGGCGTGGATAAGAGCGCTTCTCCTAGGGCTTCAGGCAGCCATTCCCGCAGTCCTAATACTTGTATTGACGCCGATCTTTCGATTGCACGAACCAGCATGGGCAATCACAGCCGCGGCCTATGTGGTTTCCACCCAAACGCCCGGCACCACAGATCGGATTCGTCGTCGAATCATCGGTACTTCGATTGGCGTTCCCATCGGCTTGGCTTTCCTCGTCCTGGGGGCCGAGGATCATCTTCTCCTTTGGGGCGCAACAGCGATGGGCATGATGTTGTACGCACTCAGCCTGCCCAAGCGTTATGACATTGCCTGTGGAGCGTATGCCTTTGTGCTGATGCTGACCATGATTGCCAGCGGCGAACGATCCGTCAGTTTGCTGGCCTCTCGTGTCTCAGAGACTCTACTAGGATGCATTCTTTCGTTTCTCACAATGGCAACAATGTCATGGATGCAGCGCAAGGCGGAGCGGCTGCAAAAGGAGCGCTATCGAAGGCTGGAGCGGGAGACCGGGATCGAACCGGCGACATTCAGCTTGGGAAGCTGACGTTCTGCCACTGAACTACTCCCGCACATTATTATCAGCACTTTGCAGCGAAAGCCCACCTTTACTATCCAAAATGCTAACGCAATCCACCGACACAGCTAGATGACAGTGTCGATTTATGCAGTGGATAAGAAGCATGGCTTCCGTCAATTTGAAAAAGTATATCAAGGTAGGCCTGGCGTGTCGTTTCGTCCCAGTACTCGAGATCAACGGTAAACCTCAGACTGGCACTATCCTCATCGACAGCCTAGCCAAGCAGGGTTTAGACAGAACGTTTTTCCCTCGGTTCCCCCTCCCCGCAGACGCCTTCTTCGCTTGACGTGAGTGATATCCCACCAATGGGCTTTTACTGCCCGTAACGAGACTCTAATTTGGAAAGCACTCATTCAACTCTCTAGGGCGTGGAGTTAACCAGGAATCGCGCCTTTGAGACTTATCCAGATGTGGCCGTCGTTAACCTCAATCGATCAGAAACGCCATCCCCATTCCTCAATGTTTCACTCTATTGGGAAACCGCTAGGGCTTCAGCGAAGTTGCAGCCGTTTCCACAACCTTCGTTACGTCTGCGGAATGGCTCAACATCGCGAGATGGCCGGATGTCAGCGTCGTTGTCGTCGCGTTCATTCGCTTTGCCATATTCATTTCGAGAGTCGGCGATATGACGTGGTCATTGCTAGACACCACATACCAGGACGGAAGGCTCTTCCATGCCACCTGAGACACCTTTACGCCAAACGCATTCGGAGCGGAAACAGGTCCTTGCGTGACAGCAATGGTTGTCTGCTGTTCGGGCGAAAGGTCTGGCGCGAAGTCAGCCGCAATGCCAGAAACGGTGAGTGTAAGGTAGCCATTCGTATCGAGTATCAAATCATTCATGATCGGCGTCGCCGCCACCTGGCCGTTGAGGTCCATGA
Coding sequences:
- a CDS encoding S41 family peptidase, coding for MSTRTRRAVVSLSLFFATCAVGGSLVNNSVNAQSTTDESAVRDSLHQFTDVYSLVEQNYADKLDQDHVDKIIYDGAIPSMLHVLDPHSNFYDPKAYAQMREDQHGRYYGVGMHIQPQLNKDGVQRVVVIDTFDGSPAFKSGIRPGDAILTIDGKNADGMDSLAVSNLLKGAKGTHVTVQMLREGQDKPISFDLVRDEIPRPSVDLADFIRPGIGYIHVTQFMETTSHEVGDALAKFGPDLQGLIIDLRGNPGGLLNEAVAMSDKFLNKGDIVVSQKGRSFQDVVYRANHGEQGKRYPIIVLVNRNTASAAEIVSGALQDHDRALIVGETTFGKGLVQTVFQIAENTGLALTTYHYYTPSGRLIQRDYNGVSLYDYYYVRNDAKPADKSNLEVKQTDSGRTVYGGGGITPDEKIESPRANSFQGTMLSHGVFFEYMKRYLGHHTVSKDFAVDDAVLADFKTYLKSEKIDYTDADFNTNQTWLKTNIRSQLFISQFGANAGFKVARDEDPALAKALTFMPEALALEERSDKSRETKTASIK
- a CDS encoding peptidylprolyl isomerase, translated to MVMDEVRYTFFMRIPLSLIAVVSIAVSPCISAQMAVMDTSMGRVTCHLFADRKPATTAMFVGLANGTIAWDGGTAKPFYDGTVFRGSSGAISGGLRSGVVVKALADTPLEEPGDRNFDAPGLLAMIGEKGKMAPRFTILDHANAESDSPNRSIFGLCDAASVKVVQEISHLLTSADNDPSAAVKLLRVSIVEDAASAPPPLTPVPLPPVVQAKLQGPEPTGRVAVFHTSMGNLTCRLFEKESPIAAQIFVSLADGTKDWTNPKTHSLEHGVRFYDGMIFDRVLPDFVIQTGDITNDPSGATDIGFRFKNEDTPGLTYDRPGRLAFGNNGKDTNNSELFFSEHPMHRLDGGFTIIGQCDDTSVKRIEAIARVPRDEHNRPLTPVIIRSVTIHK
- a CDS encoding FUSC family protein, encoding MEATPRLTPQGPDNETKPAWIRALLLGLQAAIPAVLILVLTPIFRLHEPAWAITAAAYVVSTQTPGTTDRIRRRIIGTSIGVPIGLAFLVLGAEDHLLLWGATAMGMMLYALSLPKRYDIACGAYAFVLMLTMIASGERSVSLLASRVSETLLGCILSFLTMATMSWMQRKAERLQKERYRRLERETGIEPATFSLGS